The DNA region GGCCTTATCGGCGACGAATTCAAGACCGCCCGGCTTCATCTCCTGGAACATCTGGACGGCTGCATCGCGTGGAAAGACCCCGCCCAGGCGGAACGGCAAAAACAAAGGCTAAGGCAGAAAAAAGAAAAGGAACTGGCGCTGGCCGCCGGGGCCGTACAGGCGTCACAGGAACAAGATCAAACAGACATGGAACAGGCCGGGACTGAAGAAGGACCCGGCCTTTCCATGTCCATGTAGCAAGGAGGAATGAGAGAAAATGAAAAGCAAAACCCTATACATCGCCTACGGCAGCAACCTCAACCTGACGCAGATGGCCTGCCGCTGCCCCACCGCCAAAGTAGTCGGGACAAGCGAGCTTAAGGATTATGAGCTGCTGTTCAGAGGCAGCCGCCATAGCGCGGTGGCAACGGTGGAACCCTGCAAAGGCGGCCGTGTGCCTGTTCTTTTATGGACGCTGAAGGAAAAAGACCTGCAGGCTCTCGATCGCTACGAGGGATATCCCCACTTTTACCGCAAGGAAATCCTCAATGTGGAGCTGAAAGGCGGGATCGTTCCCGCCATGGCGTATATCATGAACGACGGGCATCCCTTCGGCGCGCCCTCGGATCACTACCTGAACACCATCTTTGAAGGCTATGAAAGCGCGGGCTTTGACACCGAGGTTCTGGAACAGGCGGTGGAAAAATCCATCCGGCTGGCCGAGGAACAGAAGCCGGAACAGGAGAACCTGTTTGGCCTGAAATGGTGGTGAGAGCATGGCTGATCCCGCAACCATCACCCTTGCGGTCAGGGCGGCCGTCGCCGCGGCAACCGACAAAAGGACATGGAAGGCTGCCGGCGTTCTTGTTGCCGCCATCCCGACGCCCTTTATCCTTATCGTCGTGATGATCGTGAGCCTGCTCTCGGCTGCGGCGGATCACAACAGCAACGCCATAGAATTGTGCTTCAACGGCGGCGCGATCTCTTCCCGGGTCCCCGCCGATTACGCCGCCCATATCCGGGAGATGCGCAACGGCTTTTCGGAGCTTGACGCCGCCATCGCCGACATATCTTCGCAGGTGGAGGACGGGCAGCTTGACGCCACCCGCATAAAGGCGGTTTTTTATTCTCTGTTCTTCGGCGCTGAAAACTTGCGGATGGACGCCTCGGATTACCGGGCCTTCGCCGACTGCTTCGTGCGGTACGAAACCCGCGCCGAAAAGGATGAGGACGGCAACAAAACCGGTAAAACCTACACCGTGGCCGTGCCGCTTAAATCCCTGCCGGAGATTTACGCCAACCTCCAAACCACCCTGGGCAGGACAATCACCCATGAGGACCGGGCCAACGCTTCGGAGATTTACCACCGCGTATTGTACGGCGGCAGCATCCCCACCTATGGGGAGGCGTTCAACGCCTGGTCAAACGGACTGCCTCTGTCTGACGCGCCCTTTGTCGGAGCCGACGGCTTCTGTTCTCCCCTGGGGGAAGGCTGGCGCGGCATGGTGACTTCGGAATTCGGGTACAGGACCGACCCATTCACTGGTCGGCACAAAGGACACTCCGGCATCGACCTGGCCGCGCCCCAAGGGACGCCAATCCGCGCTGCGCTGGACGGCACGGTGCTGTTTGCACGCTATAAGACCACGGGCTACGGCTATCATTTAGCCATCGACCACGGCGGCGGCTTTGTCACTTTCTACGCCCACTGCTCCAAAATCCTCGTCACCGAGGGTCAGGCGGTCAAGGCCGGCGACATCATCGCGGAGGTTGGCAGCACCGGAAGAAGCACCGGCCCGCACCTGCATTTTGAGGTGCGCATCAATGGAGAAATCCAAAATCCAAGAAGCTATCTGCCGTAGAAAGGAGGAAATGAGACATGAGAGAAACGGAACTTACGATACTGTTCCCCACGGAGAAGCTGGAGGCCCTCCGTTTTTTTATGCGCAAAAAAGAGCTGGACATCGAACGGGAGATGAAGGATTACCTTGAAAAAACCTATAAGAGGATCGTCCCCGTCCATGTCCGGGAGTATGTGGAAAGCAGGATCGGACAGGAGCCTGCCCAGGAACAGATGCCAGGACCGGAAGCCCAGGAACGGCAGACGGAACCGCAGCGCCAGCCAAGGCAGACCCGCCGCCAGCGTGAGCAGGCAACGGCCGAGGCGCCTTCCTCTCCGCAAGCTGAGACCGGGACGGAGGGACCTGCCGAGGAAGAAACCCAGGGCATGACCATGAGCATGTAAACAGCGGAAAGGAAAAAGGAGGTGTTAATTTTAATGATTAAGCTTGGTGTGGACAACGGAAACTACAACACCAAATCC from Bacillota bacterium includes:
- a CDS encoding virulence associated protein, with the protein product GLIGDEFKTARLHLLEHLDGCIAWKDPAQAERQKQRLRQKKEKELALAAGAVQASQEQDQTDMEQAGTEEGPGLSMSM
- a CDS encoding gamma-glutamylcyclotransferase; protein product: MKSKTLYIAYGSNLNLTQMACRCPTAKVVGTSELKDYELLFRGSRHSAVATVEPCKGGRVPVLLWTLKEKDLQALDRYEGYPHFYRKEILNVELKGGIVPAMAYIMNDGHPFGAPSDHYLNTIFEGYESAGFDTEVLEQAVEKSIRLAEEQKPEQENLFGLKWW
- a CDS encoding M23 family metallopeptidase; amino-acid sequence: MADPATITLAVRAAVAAATDKRTWKAAGVLVAAIPTPFILIVVMIVSLLSAAADHNSNAIELCFNGGAISSRVPADYAAHIREMRNGFSELDAAIADISSQVEDGQLDATRIKAVFYSLFFGAENLRMDASDYRAFADCFVRYETRAEKDEDGNKTGKTYTVAVPLKSLPEIYANLQTTLGRTITHEDRANASEIYHRVLYGGSIPTYGEAFNAWSNGLPLSDAPFVGADGFCSPLGEGWRGMVTSEFGYRTDPFTGRHKGHSGIDLAAPQGTPIRAALDGTVLFARYKTTGYGYHLAIDHGGGFVTFYAHCSKILVTEGQAVKAGDIIAEVGSTGRSTGPHLHFEVRINGEIQNPRSYLP